A section of the Desulfotignum phosphitoxidans DSM 13687 genome encodes:
- a CDS encoding CoB--CoM heterodisulfide reductase iron-sulfur subunit A family protein: MESKKTGSVVVIGGGISGMLSALDLANSGFYVYLVEKGPSIGGVMAQLDKTFPTNDCAMUIISPTLVEVGRHLNIELLTLSEVQNITGEKGNFQVEILKKPRYVREDRCIACGACTEKCPGKFDDGYNSDLKTRTAIYVEYPQAVPLKYAINPAACLKLTKDKCGTCQEVCPADAIDYTMTEEVITINTGSIILAPGFKPFDPSRFDNYQYAKFANVVTSMEFERILAATGPTMGHVTTFPKLPANPKKKKDKLLAQKRKDPKKIAWFQCVGSRDVNKCDNPYCSSVCCMYAVKEAIIAKEHAGKDLDCSIFFMDMRTPGKEFEKYYQDAKTRHGINFIRSRVHSVVEDSETGDLHIQYVDEMGQIVRDTYDMIVLSVGLEISQETRAVAEKFNIDLTESGFAKTGSFEPVTTSRDGIYVSGVFNNPKDIPESVLDASAAASAAGDALAEVRNTLTKEIPAVPETNVIGDRPSIGVFICDCGSNIAGVVDCPHVTEYAATLPYVTVAEETTYACSQDAQDKMVEIIKEKGLNRIVVAACTPKTHEPLFQETLKSAGLNKYLFEMTNIRNQNAWVHKNNPDIATEKAKDLVRMAVAKAGLAQPLKEEKIKVNASVMVVGGGLAGLTAARSLASQGYETHIIEKKDSLGGEAVKLWKTAQGEDVQQHLSALIQEVQSNDKIVVHTKTTLEGVDGFVGNFISTLKTDDKTTELEHGIAVLATGAKALETTEYGLGQDERIIRTLDLDRMFMDNDPKLDQVQSAVFIQCVGSREPERPYCSRVCCTHSVENAIALKEKNPQMDVFILYRDIRTYGERELLYKKAREKGVIFIRYDVTDKPEVTVEKDYVAVTLKDHVLNQPVTIHADLVTLATALVPRKDERLANFFKVPLSDEGFFVEKHAKLGPAEFATDGVFVAGSGHYPKPVNEAITQGRAAASRALTLLAKKDSLFTSGTIASVDVQKCSACGVCVSICPYNAPSFLTEGRFEGKADINAVLCKGCGLCVASCRSGAIHLRGFDTNQIFSQIFALGETA; the protein is encoded by the coding sequence ATGGAATCAAAAAAAACCGGATCAGTGGTGGTGATCGGCGGCGGTATATCCGGCATGCTCTCGGCACTGGATCTTGCGAACTCCGGATTTTATGTCTATCTGGTGGAAAAAGGCCCGTCCATCGGCGGGGTCATGGCCCAGCTGGACAAGACCTTTCCGACCAATGACTGTGCCATGTGAATAATCTCACCCACACTGGTCGAGGTCGGCCGGCATTTAAACATTGAGTTGTTAACACTTTCCGAAGTTCAGAACATCACCGGTGAAAAAGGCAATTTCCAGGTGGAAATCCTAAAAAAGCCCCGGTATGTCAGAGAAGACCGCTGTATTGCCTGCGGGGCCTGTACTGAAAAGTGCCCGGGCAAATTTGATGACGGGTATAACTCGGATTTGAAAACCCGAACCGCCATTTATGTGGAATATCCCCAGGCAGTACCGTTGAAATATGCCATCAATCCGGCTGCCTGTCTGAAACTGACCAAAGACAAATGCGGGACTTGTCAGGAGGTATGTCCGGCAGATGCCATTGATTACACCATGACTGAAGAGGTCATCACCATCAATACCGGATCCATCATTCTGGCACCCGGTTTCAAGCCGTTTGATCCGTCCCGGTTTGACAATTATCAATATGCAAAATTCGCCAATGTGGTGACTTCCATGGAATTCGAGCGGATCCTGGCGGCCACCGGCCCGACCATGGGACATGTGACCACTTTTCCGAAACTGCCGGCCAATCCCAAAAAGAAAAAAGACAAACTGCTGGCACAAAAACGAAAAGATCCCAAAAAAATCGCCTGGTTCCAGTGCGTGGGCTCCAGAGATGTCAATAAATGCGATAATCCCTATTGTTCCTCGGTCTGCTGTATGTACGCGGTCAAGGAAGCGATCATTGCCAAGGAACATGCCGGCAAAGACCTGGACTGCTCCATCTTTTTCATGGACATGAGAACCCCTGGCAAGGAGTTCGAGAAATACTATCAGGATGCCAAGACCCGGCACGGCATCAATTTCATCCGTTCCCGGGTGCATTCCGTGGTGGAAGATTCGGAAACCGGGGACCTGCACATCCAGTATGTGGATGAAATGGGACAGATTGTCAGAGATACCTATGACATGATCGTGTTGTCCGTGGGTCTTGAAATTTCACAGGAAACCCGGGCGGTTGCCGAGAAATTCAATATTGATCTCACGGAATCCGGATTTGCCAAAACAGGCTCTTTTGAACCGGTGACCACGTCCAGAGACGGTATTTATGTGTCCGGGGTGTTCAACAATCCCAAGGACATTCCGGAATCAGTGCTGGATGCATCAGCTGCCGCCTCTGCCGCCGGTGATGCCCTGGCTGAAGTTAGAAATACCCTGACCAAAGAGATCCCGGCCGTACCGGAAACCAATGTGATCGGTGACCGCCCCAGCATCGGGGTGTTCATCTGTGACTGCGGTTCCAATATCGCGGGTGTGGTGGACTGTCCCCATGTGACCGAATACGCGGCCACCCTGCCCTATGTGACCGTGGCTGAAGAAACCACGTATGCGTGCAGCCAGGATGCCCAGGACAAGATGGTGGAGATCATCAAGGAGAAGGGACTCAACCGCATTGTGGTGGCAGCCTGTACGCCGAAAACCCATGAACCGCTGTTCCAGGAAACCCTGAAGAGCGCGGGCCTGAACAAATACCTGTTTGAGATGACCAACATCCGGAACCAAAACGCCTGGGTTCATAAAAACAATCCGGACATTGCCACGGAAAAAGCCAAGGATCTGGTGCGCATGGCGGTTGCCAAAGCCGGTCTGGCCCAGCCCCTCAAAGAGGAAAAAATCAAGGTCAACGCCTCGGTCATGGTGGTAGGCGGCGGACTGGCCGGCTTGACCGCCGCCAGAAGTCTGGCTTCTCAAGGATATGAAACCCATATTATCGAGAAAAAAGATTCTCTGGGAGGAGAGGCAGTTAAATTATGGAAAACCGCCCAGGGCGAGGATGTACAGCAACACTTGTCCGCCCTGATTCAGGAGGTTCAGTCCAACGACAAAATAGTTGTACATACAAAGACTACCCTGGAAGGGGTGGACGGGTTTGTGGGTAATTTCATCTCAACATTGAAAACCGATGATAAAACCACGGAACTGGAACACGGCATTGCGGTCCTGGCCACCGGTGCCAAGGCCCTGGAAACCACCGAATACGGTTTGGGGCAAGATGAGCGCATCATTCGGACTCTGGATCTGGACAGAATGTTCATGGACAACGACCCGAAACTGGATCAAGTCCAATCGGCTGTGTTCATCCAGTGCGTCGGCTCCAGAGAACCGGAACGCCCCTATTGTTCCAGAGTGTGCTGTACCCATTCCGTCGAAAATGCCATTGCGCTCAAGGAAAAAAATCCCCAGATGGACGTGTTTATTTTGTATCGGGATATCCGGACCTATGGGGAACGGGAACTGCTTTACAAAAAAGCCCGGGAAAAAGGGGTCATTTTCATTCGGTATGACGTCACGGATAAACCTGAAGTGACCGTGGAAAAGGACTATGTGGCCGTGACCCTTAAAGATCATGTGCTTAATCAGCCGGTCACCATTCACGCGGACCTGGTCACTCTGGCCACGGCCCTGGTGCCCAGAAAAGATGAGCGCCTGGCCAATTTCTTTAAAGTCCCCTTGAGTGATGAAGGCTTTTTTGTGGAAAAACACGCCAAACTGGGACCGGCGGAGTTTGCCACGGACGGGGTGTTTGTGGCGGGTTCCGGGCATTATCCCAAACCCGTGAACGAGGCCATCACCCAGGGTCGGGCTGCCGCGTCCCGGGCTTTGACCCTTTTGGCCAAAAAAGACAGCTTGTTCACCTCCGGCACCATTGCCAGCGTGGATGTGCAGAAATGCTCCGCCTGCGGGGTTTGCGTATCCATCTGTCCCTACAATGCCCCGTCATTTTTGACCGAAGGCCGGTTTGAAGGCAAAGCGGATATCAATGCGGTGCTGTGCAAAGGCTGCGGCCTGTGTGTGGCATCCTGCCGATCCGGTGCCATCCATCTGCGGGGATTTGATACCAACCAGATTTTTTCACAGATTTTTGCCCTGGGTGAAACAGCTTAA